A stretch of DNA from Chitinispirillales bacterium ANBcel5:
CAGTGGCGCGACACGACTAACCTCCCCTTCAAAGACTCTCCCCGGCAAGGCATCAACTGTTACCTCAGCTCTTCTACCGGGCTTAAGTTGATGATAGTCTCTTTCTGTAGCAGCGATTTCTACATATACTGTGTCGATACCAACTACCGTGAAAACAGGTGCGCCGACCGATAACTGCGCGCCCCCATCAGCATGGCGTTCCGCAATAAAGCCTGGCTGAGCTGCCCTGATCTCTGTATACCCAAGCCTGGTCCTGGCCTGAGCAAGCGATGCTTTACGCTGTTCGAGCTGTGCGTTTGCAAGCTCAAGCCTGGAACGATTGGAAGTAAGCTGAGTTTCTAAATTTTCGAGTTCCACCTGTGAAGATATTCCCTTTTCAACCAATCCCCTGACCCGTTCAACCTCCCTTTCGGTGAAGGACAGTTGAGCCTCTGCCTCCTTCAGTGAAGCTCTGCTTACCTTAACCTGAGCATTCATCTCCTGCAGAGCGTGCCTGTATTCTGTGTCATCTATCCGCCCCAGCATCTCTGCCCTGTTAACATAATCCCCTATTCTTTTATTAACAGATATAAGTCTTCCGGAAACATCGGCGGAAATCACATAGGTGTAGGACGCACGCACATTTCCGGTAAACTCCCTGACACCTCTAAGTGACCTGGTCTCCGGCTGCACGGTTCTAACAGCAACCGGCCCACTCATCATTCCGCCCCAGCCAGAACCACCGCTTTGAGCTATCCCATCATTTCTGAAATATCCCATCCATACCACCAGAATTACTATCCCTACAATAAAGACGAGTAGCAAAACTTTGTTCCGATTCATCATCAATATCCGATTCATTTAAATAAAAACAATGCCTGATGCAGCAAAAAGGCTATGAACACTCTTTAGCTAAACATACGTTAGATTTCTAATACAAAGCTTTTGTTACAGCAAATTGCTCTAGTTGATCAAAAAAATAATACAAAGCTGAGGATGGATGCAGATTACTATCTCAAAACGGGAGAGGTTTTATGAAGCTATTTGAAATAAAGAGTAGCAACGAAGAGAGATACGCCTCTTCGTTGCTACTATGATTATAAACCCTAAAGATTAGAGTAATGAAAGAACACTCTGGGGTGCCATATTTGCCTGAGCAAGCATTGATGTTCCAGACTGAGTAAGTATCTGATTTCTTGTAAACTGAGCACTTTCAGAAGCAAAGTCTACATCACGAATAAGAGATTCTGCAGATTGTTGGTTTGTGTTTGAGATGGTAAGATTATTGATTGCATGCTCTAAACGATTCACATAAGCACCCATGTCTGACCGCATCTCATTTACAGTATTTATTGCATCATCAAGAGAGGTGATAGCCGCAACTGAGTTAGCCTGATCACTTACATCCACACCGGTAAGTGTAAGCCCAGCGGTGGTTAGATCCGCAATCTCAACTTCGATACTATCGACACCAGCTGCTGCATTTGCATCAATCCACAAATTAGATCCAGCGTCCACTTCACCAAACCGCGCAGCACCTGTATCATCGGAGATTAATTTCATTCCATTATAATTGGTCACACCGGCAATACGATCGATCTCGCTCATAAGGCTCTGAAATTCTGCATCTGTGTAACCACGTTCTGTATCGGTGAGCGTATCATTGGATGATTGAACAGCCAGCTCACGCATTCTCTGAAGTATATCAGAGATTTCGTTTGCAGCACCTTCAGCTATGGTGATAGCGGCAATACCATCCATAGCATTACGCCTGGCCTGTGCAGTACCCCTGATTTGCGTACGCAGGTTTTCGGAAACACCAAGACCAGCCGCATCATCGCTTGCGCGGTTAATGCGAAGACCCGTTGATAATCTCTCCAAAGACTTGGACATATCACGATTCACACCGTTTAACGCACCCTGGGTTACCATTGATGGGATGTTATTGTTGATACGCATAAAGGACCTCCTTGTTTTGATAATGCCACTGCGAATTATGACATTATCAGTGTGTAATTTTGGCATCCTTGCCAGTTTGTAAGATCTTTGTTAGATCTCTTTTCAATTTTCTTATTAATTTTATCGGCCCGCAGGGGGCGCACTTAACTTTTTTTTAGAGGAAAAAATTCAGGAAGATAAAATAAGAGGTTAAACGGTTGTAGCATCGTAGGCTGTGAGCTGACCACACGCGCCCATTATATCACGTCCCCTGCTCTTTCTTACTGTAGCGGCAAGCCCAAGTTTATGAAGTTCCTGGGAAAACTGTAACACCTTATCCTCTGAAACAGTATTCTCTTTGATATCTCCTGCAGTATTAAGAGGTATTAGGTTAATTTTGCATGGAAAACCAGAGAGAAGCTTACTTAAACTCTTTTTTGCCCCAGGAGTATTGGTAATGCCATCGATTACCACATATTCGAAAGTAACACGTCTTCCGGTTTTCTCAAAATACCGCTTAGCGATTTTTACCAGCTGAGCTATATTATACTTTTTATTAATGGGCATTACTTCATCTCTAAGCTTATCATTCCAGGCGTTTAGTGAAATCGCAAGCCCGACATTTAAATTTTCGTTAATTAGTCGTTCAATAGAAGGTATTACACCGGCAGTTGACACGGTTATTCTTCTGCCCCCAAGATTAAAGCCATCCTCGTGCATTATAACTTCAAGCGCCTTTCTGAAATTTGCAAAGTTACTTAAAGCTTCTCCCATACCCATAAATACCACATTGGTAACCAACTTATCAGATTTTGAACAAAGGTAATCATTTATTCCTATAAGCTGAGCCAGAATCTCCTGCTGGGTAAGATTTCTGATAAAGCCAAGTTTGGCGGTTTCACAGAAACTGCACCCCAAAGCACATCCAATCTGGCTGGAAACACAAGCAGTGCGGCGTTTATCATCAAATAACAGAACGCTCTCGATTATATAGGAGGTGTTGTTGAACGCGAAACCAAATTTAACCGCATCTCCATACTTCGATTCAAGAATATATTTAGGTTCAGGCTTTTGTATTGAGCAGCAGGCACTCAGTTGTTGTCTAACATGTTTAGACATGTTGCTCATTTGTTCAAAATCGTCAACCCGCTTCTGGTAAAGCCATTTATATATTTGTCTTGCCCGAAACTTCTTCTCCCCCAGTGAGAGAATAAATTGCTCAAGTTCATTGATACTTAAGTCTCTTAAATCTGTTTTACTTGCAGTAGTTTCCATTTACATTTCTATCTTTAATCTTACTTACTTTTACCCTGAAGGTACTCGTTACCAATAATCTTCGATATACGTGAGTAAATATTTTTAGAGTAAACACGGAAGAGTTTAAATGCAAAAAGGTCCGAAGAATTTACATTCTCCGGACCCTGCTATTTTAATGCGGTCGGCCGGACTCGAACCGGCACAGGTATACACCCACTACCCCCTCAAAGTAGCGTGTCTACCAATTCCACCACGACCGCTTTTTATTACTCCTGCTCTTCACTGGGTGCGGCCTCTTCAGGTACTACATCCAGGGGCACTTCCAAAGCACCTTCATTATCACTGGGGACACCTTCCTGATCTGCGGCTTCTCCTTCATCAAAAGGAAGTCCTCTTCCTTCCAATGCGGCAGCAGGTGTGGCAGATTGTTCCTGGGCGGCCTTTTCCTGTAACATGGAAGCTTGCTCTCCTATAGCAGGACCTGACGCAAGCATAGCCATCACTAGACAGAGTACAAAAAATGCCGCACCAAAAATCGCAGTGCCTCTTGTAAGGATATTCGCGGTATCCTGCGCACCCAGAAAGTTACTGGCTCCACCCAAGCCGCCACCGATCGCTCCTGAAAGGCCACCGCCTTTATCGGATTGTATAAGGACGATCAGAACCAGAAAAATACATACTAATAAGAAAACAACCAAAAGAAATCCGAATAACATACCACCACCGTTTGATTATTTAGGTTTTACAATACCGGCGAAATCAGATGCTTTCAGTGCAGCCCCACCAATGAGACCACCATCAACATCACTTTCTTCAAGAAGCGATTTCGCGTTGCCCGGCTTCATACTTCCGCCGTACTGTATACGAATTGTGTCGGCAGTTTCTTTACCAAAAAGTTCAGAAATGATTTTTCTAATAAAAATATGCGCTTCATTTGCCTGCTGTGGTGTAGCTGTTTCACCAGTACCTATTGCCCAAACCGGCTCGTAGGCCACTGTACACTTTGAAGCATCCTCTGCAGAGATACCTCCAAACGCACCTTTAACCTGCTTTTCAATCACAGCATCCATTGAGCCACTTTTTCTCTCTTCAAGAGTTTCTCCAACACAAACAATAGGAAGAAGACCAGAAGCAAGAACCGCTTTTGTCTTTTTGTTCACTGTTTCATCGGTTTCATTAAAGTAGCTACGCTGCTCTGAATGGCCGATAATGACATACGTCACACCAACGCTTTTAAGCATGGCACAGCTTACTTTTCCGGTAAAAGCACCTTTTTCTTCCCAGTGAACATCCTGAGCACCCAATTTAACATTAGAGTCTTTAATGACCTCTGCAACAGCCTGAAGATTTGTGTAAGGCGGACATACCGCTACATCTACATCACCTACGGACCCTACAGCCTCGACCACATCTTTTGCGAGTGCACGAGCTTCGTCCAGTGTTGTGTTCATTTTCCAGTTGCCTGCAATAAAAACTCTGTTTGCCATATTTCAGATCCTCTGGTTTGTTGTTATCAAAAACAGGAGCTTAAAATACTACTCGGCCTGATTGCAGTCAAATAAAATTACACCTTTTAATCAAACTAAGGGTAAAAGGTGCCAGGATCAACAGAAAACATCTACATTTGCGTTTCAAATATGAAATCGAATAATTTTAATACTGATACGTAATAGCCTTAGTATTTCCTTTCACCTTAATTTTGTAAGCCTTCGGGCATATTTAGGATAGTCTTCTTTAATGAGTCTTCGTAACATCTATGATGTAGTAGTGATTGGTGGCGGACCGGGCGGTGTATGCGCGGCGGTAGCGGCTGCTAGGCAGGGCGCTTCAACACTTTTGGTTGAGCGATATGGTTTTTTGGGTGGTATGGCAACAGCTGGTCTTGTAAATCCATTCATGTCTTATAAAAATGGTACTGAATATCTCACCTCATCAGTTTTCAATGAAATCCTCTCCCGCCTCTCCAATGAAAACGCATTGTGCAGCAAAGGCAGCATCTTTGATGATGAGATTCTAAAGATAGTGCTTGATGAGATGATGGCTGAGGCAAAGGTAGATATTCTGTTTCACAGCACATTTACCAGTCTAACCCGAGAAAATGACCAGATCCTTAAAGCACATTTTTCCGGCAAATCCGGCCAAATCTCAGTTGCCAGCCGTGTCTTCATAGACTCTACCGGTGATGGTGATGTGGCTGCAATGGCTGATGCACCCTTTGATACTGGTCGCGATGAAGACAATGCCTGCCAACCAATGTCGCTTTGCTTCAGGGTTTCTGGGGTTTCTGGTGATATATCGCCAAAAGAATTAGGCCAGGAGTTAACTCCACTGCTTTATGATGCAAAAAAACAGGGGATTATTACCCAGCCAAGAGAAGATGTTTTGGTTTTCGGTACACTCATCCCTGAAACGTTCCATTTTAATTCTACCCGTATTCTTGGTAAAAACGCTACCTGCTGTCTTGATTTGACTGCTGCAGAGATCGAAGGCCGGCGCCAAACTATGGAGCTCTTTAAACTATTTAAAAAATACTCACCACGATTTAAAAATGCAGTTATTGCAAAAATTGCAACACAAATCGGGGTCAGGGAAAGCAGAAGAGTTGTTGGAAACTATAATATCACAGAGGAAGACATTCTGGCTGCACGAAAATTTAAAGACGGAATAGCAAAGAGTAACTACCCAATCGATATTCATAATCCAATTGGACCGGGCACTATTTTAAAAGACATACCACAAGGTGATTATTACGAAGTTCCTCTACGATCACTTATTCCTACCGGCATAGATAACCTGATTATCGGGTCGCGCTGCATAGGTTCAACTCATGAAGCTCATTCCTCATTACGGGTAATGCCTGTGGTGGGTGGGATAGGTGAAGCAGCCGGTATTACTGCAGCAATGGCAGTTAAACAAAATAGTACACCGGCGCAGATTGATGGCTCTGTTATCAAAAAGATGATTTTTAGTAGTGATGATCTGAAAAAAAACAAAGCACCCCGCAGCGCATCCTGTATTTAAACATGCTTTCTTAATATTTAAGTAACTGTTGGCAATCACTGTTTTGAGGTACCTGATTTGCTCTGCTATTCAAGTAATTAAAATCAAGTAAACCCAAAACAGGGGTAAGGTGCCAATGAAAGACCCTACTGTAGTAGTAATAACCGGTGCAAGCGCTGGTGTAGGACGAGCAACTGCTATCAAGTTTGCCAAACGAAATGCAAAAATTGCCCTTCTGGCACGAGGTACGCAAGGACTTGAAGGTGCCCGCAGAGACGTTGTGGCAAATGGTGGTGAAGCGTTAGTCATACCAGTAGATGTAGCAGATCATACCGCCATAGAAAATGCTGCAGAGGCAATTACCGACACCTGGGGCAAAATAGATATATGGATCAATTGCGCCATGACAACCATCCTCGCTGAATTCAGTGATATTACCCCTCAGGAGTTTCGTCGTGTAACAGAAGTTACCTATCTGGGCTACGTTTACGGGACTATGTCTGCACTTAAAAGAATGATGCCACTTAACCGAGGGAAGATTGTGCAGGTTGGAAGTTCACTCTGCTATCGGGGCATACCACTTCAGTCTGCCTACTGTGGGGCAAAACATGCCATAAAAGGATTTACAGAATCTATTCGAAGTGAACTAATGCACAACAAATGTAAGATTACTATCTCCATGGTGCACCTTCCGGCAATTAACACTCCCCAATTTCTCTGGAGTAAAAACAAAATGCCCAGAAAGCACCAGCCGGTACCCCCCATCTACCAGCCAGAACTATGTGCTGATGCAGTTGTATGGGCTGCCACTCATAAAAAACGTGAAATCCTGGTGGGCTTTAGTACGGTGAAAGTTTTATCACTCAATAAGGTTTTCCCGGGTATT
This window harbors:
- a CDS encoding efflux RND transporter periplasmic adaptor subunit; the encoded protein is MMNRNKVLLLVFIVGIVILVVWMGYFRNDGIAQSGGSGWGGMMSGPVAVRTVQPETRSLRGVREFTGNVRASYTYVISADVSGRLISVNKRIGDYVNRAEMLGRIDDTEYRHALQEMNAQVKVSRASLKEAEAQLSFTEREVERVRGLVEKGISSQVELENLETQLTSNRSRLELANAQLEQRKASLAQARTRLGYTEIRAAQPGFIAERHADGGAQLSVGAPVFTVVGIDTVYVEIAATERDYHQLKPGRRAEVTVDALPGRVFEGEVSRVAPLFQTSSRTATVEVAVPNDSLLLKPGMFARLAVTMEQNDSALSVPATALVETNDSKFVYTVTESSTAERVPVETGLKDGEWVEIISPAQLSVPVVTLGSHLLRDGAQVVTENQKSESREGWEANGE
- a CDS encoding flagellin, with the protein product MRINNNIPSMVTQGALNGVNRDMSKSLERLSTGLRINRASDDAAGLGVSENLRTQIRGTAQARRNAMDGIAAITIAEGAANEISDILQRMRELAVQSSNDTLTDTERGYTDAEFQSLMSEIDRIAGVTNYNGMKLISDDTGAARFGEVDAGSNLWIDANAAAGVDSIEVEIADLTTAGLTLTGVDVSDQANSVAAITSLDDAINTVNEMRSDMGAYVNRLEHAINNLTISNTNQQSAESLIRDVDFASESAQFTRNQILTQSGTSMLAQANMAPQSVLSLL
- the rlmN gene encoding 23S rRNA (adenine(2503)-C(2))-methyltransferase RlmN — encoded protein: METTASKTDLRDLSINELEQFILSLGEKKFRARQIYKWLYQKRVDDFEQMSNMSKHVRQQLSACCSIQKPEPKYILESKYGDAVKFGFAFNNTSYIIESVLLFDDKRRTACVSSQIGCALGCSFCETAKLGFIRNLTQQEILAQLIGINDYLCSKSDKLVTNVVFMGMGEALSNFANFRKALEVIMHEDGFNLGGRRITVSTAGVIPSIERLINENLNVGLAISLNAWNDKLRDEVMPINKKYNIAQLVKIAKRYFEKTGRRVTFEYVVIDGITNTPGAKKSLSKLLSGFPCKINLIPLNTAGDIKENTVSEDKVLQFSQELHKLGLAATVRKSRGRDIMGACGQLTAYDATTV
- the secG gene encoding preprotein translocase subunit SecG — encoded protein: MLFGFLLVVFLLVCIFLVLIVLIQSDKGGGLSGAIGGGLGGASNFLGAQDTANILTRGTAIFGAAFFVLCLVMAMLASGPAIGEQASMLQEKAAQEQSATPAAALEGRGLPFDEGEAADQEGVPSDNEGALEVPLDVVPEEAAPSEEQE
- the tpiA gene encoding triose-phosphate isomerase, with the translated sequence MANRVFIAGNWKMNTTLDEARALAKDVVEAVGSVGDVDVAVCPPYTNLQAVAEVIKDSNVKLGAQDVHWEEKGAFTGKVSCAMLKSVGVTYVIIGHSEQRSYFNETDETVNKKTKAVLASGLLPIVCVGETLEERKSGSMDAVIEKQVKGAFGGISAEDASKCTVAYEPVWAIGTGETATPQQANEAHIFIRKIISELFGKETADTIRIQYGGSMKPGNAKSLLEESDVDGGLIGGAALKASDFAGIVKPK
- a CDS encoding FAD-dependent oxidoreductase, with the translated sequence MSLRNIYDVVVIGGGPGGVCAAVAAARQGASTLLVERYGFLGGMATAGLVNPFMSYKNGTEYLTSSVFNEILSRLSNENALCSKGSIFDDEILKIVLDEMMAEAKVDILFHSTFTSLTRENDQILKAHFSGKSGQISVASRVFIDSTGDGDVAAMADAPFDTGRDEDNACQPMSLCFRVSGVSGDISPKELGQELTPLLYDAKKQGIITQPREDVLVFGTLIPETFHFNSTRILGKNATCCLDLTAAEIEGRRQTMELFKLFKKYSPRFKNAVIAKIATQIGVRESRRVVGNYNITEEDILAARKFKDGIAKSNYPIDIHNPIGPGTILKDIPQGDYYEVPLRSLIPTGIDNLIIGSRCIGSTHEAHSSLRVMPVVGGIGEAAGITAAMAVKQNSTPAQIDGSVIKKMIFSSDDLKKNKAPRSASCI
- a CDS encoding SDR family oxidoreductase, producing MKDPTVVVITGASAGVGRATAIKFAKRNAKIALLARGTQGLEGARRDVVANGGEALVIPVDVADHTAIENAAEAITDTWGKIDIWINCAMTTILAEFSDITPQEFRRVTEVTYLGYVYGTMSALKRMMPLNRGKIVQVGSSLCYRGIPLQSAYCGAKHAIKGFTESIRSELMHNKCKITISMVHLPAINTPQFLWSKNKMPRKHQPVPPIYQPELCADAVVWAATHKKREILVGFSTVKVLSLNKVFPGIIDIYLAKKGYDSQQYNGINEHKEDNLWNPVDKDYGSRGVFNEDSRTKDLLLQLSKLHALKLSIGALFTLMLLFSCRKK